The Halalkalibacter krulwichiae genome has a segment encoding these proteins:
- the trhA gene encoding PAQR family membrane homeostasis protein TrhA, protein MATTHTFSKGEEIANAITHGIGALLSIAALVLLVVFSSLYGSVWHIVSFTIYGVTMLLLYFSSTMVHALPAGKAKDLFEIFDHSSIYLFIAGTYTPLLFIVVQGALGWTLFGIVWAIATVGIIFKVFYVKKFLFLSTIFYIVMGWLAIFAIKPIVQILPTSGIALLFIGGICYTVGTVFYVWRGFKYHHAIWHLFVLAGTIFHFFLVLLYILPIS, encoded by the coding sequence ATGGCAACAACACACACTTTTTCTAAAGGTGAAGAAATAGCTAATGCCATTACCCATGGCATAGGTGCTTTATTAAGTATTGCTGCATTAGTCTTACTTGTCGTTTTTTCAAGTTTGTATGGATCGGTATGGCATATAGTAAGCTTTACCATTTATGGAGTGACGATGTTATTACTGTATTTTTCATCAACGATGGTTCACGCATTACCTGCGGGGAAAGCAAAAGATTTATTCGAGATATTTGATCATTCGTCGATCTATTTATTTATTGCTGGAACGTATACTCCGCTATTATTTATTGTCGTTCAAGGAGCCTTAGGCTGGACGTTATTTGGAATTGTGTGGGCGATTGCAACAGTCGGGATTATCTTTAAGGTTTTCTATGTGAAAAAGTTTCTTTTTCTTTCAACGATTTTTTATATCGTAATGGGTTGGCTTGCCATTTTTGCAATCAAACCGATTGTTCAAATCTTACCAACTAGTGGAATTGCCTTATTATTCATTGGAGGAATTTGTTACACCGTTGGTACTGTTTTTTATGTGTGGCGTGGCTTTAAATACCATCATGCCATTTGGCATTTATTTGTTCTAGCTGGAACGATCTTTCACTTCTTCTTAGTACTATTATATATTTTGCCAATTTCGTAA
- a CDS encoding HD domain-containing protein produces the protein MRHVTLVQLFDHPITQKYVKRSGMAHAVACAYHAFRLSQKYEVDPDLATKAAFLHDIGHYTWYRDGKWDYALYKENDIHAIKGSERAHKLLIRLGEHPRTAKEIALAILLHTDSYLPDGYLKLNPLQHVVAMADSLDEEPGGEHHYRKISDERARKMLIRLDDQINSIMNPEEMKRSI, from the coding sequence ATGAGACATGTTACGTTAGTGCAGTTATTTGATCACCCTATTACTCAAAAATATGTAAAACGTTCAGGGATGGCCCATGCAGTTGCTTGTGCTTATCATGCCTTTCGACTATCTCAAAAGTACGAAGTAGATCCAGACCTTGCTACGAAAGCTGCATTCCTTCATGATATTGGGCACTATACTTGGTACCGAGATGGGAAGTGGGACTATGCCTTATACAAAGAAAACGATATACATGCGATCAAAGGATCTGAGCGAGCGCACAAATTATTAATACGGCTGGGAGAGCACCCACGTACTGCAAAAGAAATTGCATTAGCTATCCTTTTACACACCGACTCCTATTTACCGGATGGCTATTTAAAATTAAATCCACTCCAGCATGTTGTTGCAATGGCAGATTCGTTAGATGAAGAACCTGGTGGAGAACATCACTATCGAAAGATATCAGACGAGCGTGCAAGAAAAATGCTAATTCGTCTAGATGATCAAATTAACAGTATTATGAATCCAGAAGAAATGAAACGATCAATATAA
- a CDS encoding sodium:calcium antiporter — protein sequence MVFLGFIFAAILTVIAAIKLSTYADTIGEKTSLGGMLVGTLLLAGATSLPEVTTSVSAIVLDSPDIAVGNVFGSNMFNLLIIASFDLYFRKQQIFQYAERSHLYTASLGLILAIVALLALSLRIDYSFMGIGIDVWILMSIYVGGMWYVSYLTKKNPQEPVVEPEEYNMSAISLRRAIIGFIVAALVIMGAGTLLTITGDQIAVITGLGASFVGSFLIAATTSLPEAVAVLVALQLRNYNLAIGSILGSNLFNILILGASDIFYQKGSIISAVSNVHQITAAAVGILSVVILYSLIRKPRESTFRYAIPSLILVILYFISSYLIFIQ from the coding sequence ATGGTTTTTTTAGGCTTTATCTTTGCAGCCATCCTAACCGTAATCGCTGCAATTAAATTATCTACATATGCCGACACAATCGGGGAAAAAACTTCCCTTGGCGGCATGCTAGTAGGAACACTATTACTCGCTGGTGCAACGTCTTTACCGGAAGTGACAACAAGTGTTTCTGCCATTGTCCTTGATAGTCCTGACATAGCCGTCGGTAATGTGTTCGGGAGTAACATGTTTAATTTATTAATCATCGCAAGCTTTGATTTATATTTTAGAAAGCAACAGATCTTCCAATATGCAGAGAGATCTCACCTATACACTGCAAGTCTTGGATTAATACTTGCAATTGTTGCTCTCCTTGCTTTATCACTTAGAATTGATTATTCCTTCATGGGTATTGGGATTGATGTTTGGATTCTAATGTCAATCTATGTGGGTGGAATGTGGTATGTGTCATATTTAACGAAGAAAAATCCTCAAGAACCTGTAGTCGAACCAGAAGAATACAACATGTCTGCTATTTCACTCAGACGTGCTATTATCGGCTTTATTGTTGCAGCGTTAGTTATTATGGGTGCCGGAACACTCCTAACCATTACAGGAGATCAGATAGCCGTCATCACAGGTTTAGGGGCAAGTTTTGTTGGAAGCTTTCTCATTGCCGCGACGACTTCGTTACCAGAAGCAGTTGCCGTGTTAGTTGCGCTTCAACTTCGTAATTACAACCTTGCGATCGGGTCAATTTTAGGAAGTAATCTTTTTAACATTTTAATTCTTGGAGCTTCTGACATTTTCTATCAAAAAGGATCGATCATTTCTGCTGTATCTAATGTTCATCAAATTACAGCTGCTGCTGTTGGCATTTTATCCGTTGTCATTCTTTACTCACTTATTCGTAAGCCAAGAGAATCAACATTTCGCTATGCCATTCCATCATTAATACTAGTTATTTTATACTTTATTTCGTCCTATTTAATCTTTATCCAATAA
- a CDS encoding TlpA disulfide reductase family protein: MKKKQAFYRSILIILLCSVGFMYSQSESLYQKVEEAVAASVQKGVQVGQEALPIELTTLNGKQVSLDDYIGKPVVINFFATWCAPCQEEMPVIVEMDKKLKERGGVLLAVNMTSQETSKEELRPFLQHFHASFDPLLDDKGEVMKKYQLIGIPTTVVIDEQGVIIQRINGILTFDLMEDLVIFRD; encoded by the coding sequence ATGAAAAAGAAGCAAGCGTTTTATCGGAGTATTCTTATTATCCTCTTATGTAGCGTTGGTTTTATGTATAGCCAATCTGAAAGTTTATATCAGAAAGTTGAAGAGGCAGTTGCAGCTTCCGTGCAAAAAGGTGTTCAAGTAGGTCAAGAAGCGTTACCGATTGAGCTAACGACATTAAATGGAAAACAAGTTTCATTGGATGATTATATCGGTAAGCCTGTTGTTATTAATTTTTTCGCAACTTGGTGTGCTCCTTGTCAAGAAGAAATGCCTGTGATTGTAGAAATGGACAAGAAATTAAAGGAAAGGGGAGGAGTTCTTTTAGCGGTTAACATGACGAGTCAAGAAACAAGTAAGGAAGAATTACGGCCATTTCTTCAACATTTTCATGCAAGCTTTGACCCTTTACTAGATGATAAAGGAGAGGTAATGAAAAAGTATCAATTAATTGGAATACCCACAACGGTTGTCATCGATGAACAAGGCGTCATTATACAGCGGATTAATGGCATACTAACATTTGACCTGATGGAAGATTTAGTCATTTTCCGCGATTAG
- a CDS encoding diacylglycerol/lipid kinase family protein has product MYYFIVNKTSGNGRSVKVWSEIEKILQRKEVEYSVVLSENKIELYEFITDLRQSNETVDGVIALGGDGTIHEIINHLLGMKVPFTVLPTGSGNDFARARGITKNYEQEIDKILKKEHQKIDLLKVGDKHCMTVVGIGFDGKVAKEANELKLKKWLGGLAYLIIIFKVLICYKPTYTKLMLNQEERIIEKVWLIAIANHPYYGGGMKICPQATSDDGKLDICIIHSLPKWRLLFLLAAVFKGKHVDMSGVEYLQVESIEVETNEPLYVTADGEIMGQTPTAVTVNKNALHVLS; this is encoded by the coding sequence ATGTATTATTTTATTGTAAACAAGACATCAGGGAATGGTCGTTCAGTCAAGGTATGGAGTGAGATTGAAAAAATACTACAAAGAAAAGAAGTTGAGTATTCGGTAGTGCTTTCTGAGAATAAAATTGAATTATATGAGTTTATTACAGATTTGAGACAGTCAAATGAAACAGTAGATGGAGTGATTGCGCTTGGGGGAGATGGGACCATTCATGAGATTATTAACCATTTGCTTGGAATGAAAGTTCCCTTTACTGTACTCCCTACAGGTTCTGGAAATGATTTTGCTCGTGCAAGAGGGATAACGAAAAATTATGAGCAGGAAATTGATAAGATATTGAAAAAGGAGCATCAAAAAATAGATTTATTGAAAGTGGGAGATAAGCATTGTATGACCGTTGTGGGGATTGGTTTCGATGGAAAAGTAGCGAAAGAAGCGAATGAATTAAAATTAAAAAAGTGGTTAGGCGGGCTAGCTTACTTAATCATAATATTTAAAGTATTAATATGTTATAAGCCTACTTATACGAAACTTATGCTAAATCAAGAAGAGCGTATTATCGAAAAAGTATGGCTAATCGCAATTGCTAACCACCCTTATTATGGTGGAGGAATGAAAATATGTCCTCAAGCTACGAGTGATGATGGGAAACTTGATATTTGTATTATTCATAGTCTTCCTAAATGGCGATTGCTTTTTCTACTGGCTGCAGTCTTTAAGGGTAAACATGTGGACATGAGTGGGGTAGAGTATTTACAAGTAGAGTCAATTGAAGTAGAGACAAATGAACCTTTATATGTAACGGCAGATGGAGAAATCATGGGTCAAACACCCACAGCCGTTACGGTAAATAAGAATGCCCTACATGTTCTATCATAA
- a CDS encoding zinc-dependent alcohol dehydrogenase, translating to MNALQFNFNIPKYILTKTLGRWVPSIHWNPRFSCLHWGETDEPRLPNQDWIKIKVKYGGICGSDMNLLFLHDSPSTSPYVSFPFTIGHEAVGTISELGTKVEKLSTGQRVVVNPILSCESRGLEPCPSCLRGDESLCEQKTKGEIDSGLLIGACRDTGGSWSPYLVAHKSQVLPLPDEVNDLNGVLVEPFSCALHAVLRNPPKDGDRILVIGAGVIGLSVVAAIKALGYNCRVAILVKHKFQGDMAKTLGADEVIYLNRDYVEETANHFGAETLKPVFGPEVVQGGANIVYECVGRKQSVTDALRFAKSGGTVVILGLASIMKKIDWTTVWLNELTVKGCFAYSTNEFEGRKINTLQIAIELMKRGKVDLSPLITHQYPLNEYKVAFNTIKKRNRENALKVIFNHDQTTIGG from the coding sequence ATGAACGCGTTACAGTTTAATTTTAACATTCCAAAATACATTCTTACAAAGACCCTTGGACGTTGGGTCCCTTCTATTCATTGGAACCCACGATTTTCGTGTTTACACTGGGGAGAGACTGACGAACCCCGCCTACCTAATCAAGATTGGATAAAAATAAAAGTTAAATACGGCGGGATATGTGGTAGTGACATGAACCTACTTTTTCTTCATGACAGCCCTTCTACTTCTCCATACGTTTCTTTTCCTTTTACGATTGGCCATGAAGCTGTAGGAACTATCTCGGAGTTAGGAACAAAAGTAGAAAAGCTGTCAACCGGTCAACGTGTAGTGGTTAATCCTATTTTATCGTGTGAAAGCAGGGGGTTAGAACCTTGCCCTTCATGTCTCAGAGGGGATGAAAGCTTATGTGAACAAAAAACAAAAGGTGAAATAGACTCGGGTTTGTTGATTGGAGCGTGTCGTGATACAGGTGGAAGTTGGAGCCCTTACTTAGTTGCTCATAAAAGTCAGGTTCTTCCCTTACCCGATGAGGTCAATGATTTAAACGGAGTTCTTGTCGAACCATTTAGTTGTGCTCTACATGCAGTACTAAGAAACCCTCCGAAAGATGGCGATCGAATTCTTGTTATCGGAGCCGGTGTCATTGGACTATCGGTCGTTGCTGCCATTAAAGCTCTTGGTTATAACTGTCGTGTAGCTATTTTAGTCAAACATAAGTTCCAAGGAGATATGGCAAAAACGCTTGGAGCTGATGAGGTTATCTATTTAAATCGAGATTATGTAGAAGAAACCGCCAATCATTTTGGAGCAGAAACATTAAAGCCTGTCTTTGGACCTGAAGTTGTTCAAGGAGGAGCTAATATTGTTTATGAATGTGTCGGCAGAAAACAAAGTGTGACAGACGCTCTTCGTTTTGCTAAAAGTGGGGGAACTGTTGTCATATTAGGATTAGCAAGCATCATGAAAAAAATAGATTGGACAACAGTTTGGTTAAATGAATTAACAGTTAAAGGTTGTTTTGCCTATAGTACTAACGAATTTGAAGGAAGAAAAATCAATACTCTTCAAATTGCTATTGAATTAATGAAGAGAGGCAAAGTCGATCTTTCTCCTTTGATTACGCACCAGTATCCGCTAAACGAATATAAAGTAGCTTTTAATACAATTAAAAAAAGAAATCGCGAAAATGCCTTAAAAGTAATCTTCAACCATGATCAAACTACTATTGGAGGCTGA
- a CDS encoding class II aldolase/adducin family protein yields MKNFTLSSSPSSSFLQWMSQGLVSTFSANGFSYTDNHNDPLQLVFHFVTEDEVKPFRRKAQATFVVGILESKGKPYDLFTDIYPFLVRSLANHFMYINHQHGKTDVHFLTPEQGCYSISYHEGDDEQTFLNKIYKRLEPLTCSRLVIDNHFIEDLPSSLWQGDEITNELSKSGKKLDDLDLLPAPFPLDKYLNDRDMRHLKKLYGLGGLSYGNLSARSDKDHFWMSASGIDKANMKEIGRDILYIKGYNDHDNFIEVSIPPNVTPKRASVDAIEHWMIYKEHPDVGAIVHIHAWMDGITATEINYPCGTIELAETVAKLIRESNNPSETIIGLKNHGLTITGPSLENIFNRIEGKIQRQVPMS; encoded by the coding sequence ATGAAAAATTTCACATTAAGCTCAAGTCCTTCTAGCTCATTTCTGCAATGGATGTCGCAAGGGTTAGTTTCTACTTTTTCAGCAAATGGATTTTCATACACGGACAATCACAATGATCCGTTACAACTCGTCTTTCATTTTGTAACCGAAGACGAGGTCAAACCTTTTCGTCGGAAAGCTCAGGCAACCTTTGTCGTTGGCATTTTAGAAAGCAAAGGGAAACCCTATGATCTATTTACAGACATATATCCATTTCTAGTTCGTTCCTTAGCTAATCACTTTATGTATATCAATCATCAACATGGAAAAACAGATGTGCATTTCTTGACACCTGAGCAAGGTTGTTATTCTATTTCCTACCATGAAGGTGATGATGAGCAAACCTTTCTCAACAAGATTTATAAACGTCTAGAACCATTAACTTGTTCTCGTCTCGTTATTGATAACCATTTTATCGAGGACTTACCTTCATCACTTTGGCAAGGTGATGAGATTACAAATGAGTTAAGTAAATCCGGAAAGAAATTAGATGATTTGGACTTATTACCAGCACCGTTTCCTCTTGATAAGTATTTAAATGATCGTGATATGCGTCATTTAAAGAAACTTTATGGTCTTGGTGGATTAAGCTACGGAAATCTCAGCGCTCGATCGGACAAAGATCATTTTTGGATGAGCGCAAGTGGAATCGATAAAGCAAACATGAAAGAAATCGGTCGAGATATTCTCTACATTAAAGGATATAACGATCATGATAATTTTATAGAAGTAAGCATTCCTCCAAATGTCACACCTAAAAGAGCCTCAGTTGATGCTATTGAACATTGGATGATCTACAAGGAACATCCGGACGTCGGAGCGATTGTTCATATCCATGCTTGGATGGATGGAATTACTGCAACAGAAATCAATTATCCTTGCGGAACGATTGAACTGGCCGAGACAGTTGCAAAATTAATTCGAGAATCTAATAATCCTTCCGAGACCATTATTGGATTAAAAAATCACGGTTTAACGATAACCGGCCCTTCACTTGAAAACATCTTTAATCGAATTGAAGGGAAAATACAACGCCAAGTACCAATGTCTTAA
- a CDS encoding glycosyltransferase: MPISQLFCTGIPIKSIPDVSVPRWKIRNDLHLKPDEKTVLITGGGLGLGKYIEVLEKIENLEDQVQVLCMTGTNKDLEQKIKNFTSKHRVHVISYTDRFTDYLRASDIILSKAGGLTMAEALACETPILIYEPVPGHEEDNAKFLIDFGTAVKAEIIEDIPILLERMLYDEKHYNQLVNHARKLKKPDAAKHIAYVIKKLELANQQIL; the protein is encoded by the coding sequence GTGCCTATTAGTCAGTTGTTTTGTACTGGGATTCCGATAAAATCGATACCCGATGTCAGTGTACCAAGGTGGAAAATTCGAAATGATTTACATCTAAAACCAGATGAAAAAACAGTCCTAATTACTGGGGGAGGTCTTGGGTTAGGGAAATATATTGAGGTATTAGAGAAAATTGAAAATCTAGAAGATCAAGTCCAAGTGCTCTGTATGACGGGTACAAATAAGGATTTAGAACAAAAAATTAAAAATTTCACGAGTAAACATCGGGTTCATGTCATTTCTTATACAGACCGGTTTACCGATTATTTAAGAGCAAGTGACATTATTTTATCAAAAGCAGGAGGGCTAACGATGGCAGAAGCTCTTGCTTGTGAAACACCTATCTTAATTTATGAACCCGTACCAGGACATGAAGAGGATAATGCAAAATTTTTGATAGACTTTGGAACAGCTGTTAAGGCTGAGATTATTGAAGATATTCCTATATTACTTGAAAGAATGTTATATGATGAAAAGCATTATAATCAGTTAGTAAATCATGCAAGAAAGTTAAAAAAACCTGATGCAGCTAAACACATTGCATATGTTATTAAAAAATTAGAGTTAGCTAATCAGCAAATTTTATAA
- a CDS encoding YjbA family protein, with translation MVHIRDVWVNWFEGEENGYNVCDFHEWRSDDRIEVLDQAILVLVSSKLFHYIENNLSDLPDELLAEVHQESYLRKNMSRIQLDYCFIATDGEKIIAVDTMGYKTPIRKSRLTPRQEQMVYEQVKQNQLEMFDLHGEYEKEYHILSPHPEELRGLTRKERQLKQLLYMALDQLYSQGTDAEVRYWYTEWSPNDYMRIQMLERDQAWEQLYAEVLEGWSERHLQLCEAMVKGQAFFEKLWELEQGASVK, from the coding sequence ATGGTCCATATCAGGGACGTATGGGTTAATTGGTTTGAAGGTGAGGAGAATGGCTATAATGTATGTGATTTTCATGAATGGAGAAGTGATGACAGAATTGAAGTATTAGACCAAGCAATACTAGTCTTGGTTAGTTCAAAACTTTTTCATTATATTGAGAATAACCTCTCAGATTTGCCTGATGAATTGTTAGCTGAAGTTCACCAAGAAAGTTACTTACGTAAAAACATGTCACGGATTCAATTAGATTATTGCTTTATTGCAACTGACGGTGAAAAAATCATTGCAGTGGATACAATGGGTTATAAAACACCTATTCGAAAAAGTCGCCTCACGCCAAGGCAAGAACAAATGGTGTATGAACAAGTAAAGCAAAACCAACTTGAGATGTTCGACTTACATGGGGAGTATGAAAAAGAATATCACATTTTGTCTCCACATCCAGAGGAGTTAAGAGGTCTAACGCGTAAAGAACGTCAATTAAAACAACTGTTGTATATGGCTTTAGATCAACTTTATTCTCAAGGTACAGATGCAGAAGTTCGCTATTGGTATACAGAGTGGAGTCCAAATGATTATATGCGAATTCAAATGCTTGAAAGAGATCAAGCTTGGGAACAACTATATGCAGAAGTTCTTGAAGGTTGGTCGGAAAGGCATCTTCAACTTTGTGAAGCGATGGTAAAAGGACAAGCATTTTTTGAAAAGTTGTGGGAGCTTGAGCAAGGTGCAAGTGTAAAATAA
- a CDS encoding DUF2268 domain-containing protein — protein sequence MGVVRTDKWLEAYLFKWKKATSIHEKIECQRDVIIQPLSEIFLTEDLFGLQHYLIQMGLFGAEQAIEKEYEKWTQQMPWSTIQRQFEELKHKWAGPDVKIYVLPLNDQNSFLEKELGSKTGLTIGNAILLFIRSYTKEEDLKALITHEYHHVCRLKQTKQKESSMILLESMVMEGLAEIAVKEEVGQHYCAPWTTRYDQVWESQLYERLIKPNLYIKGRTNHHIFLYGDEQRGVPLWLGYYVGYKMADTALRKIDRRDLISIPAEIILEKSEI from the coding sequence ATGGGTGTTGTTCGTACGGATAAGTGGCTAGAAGCATATTTGTTTAAGTGGAAAAAAGCAACTTCTATACATGAAAAAATAGAGTGCCAACGTGATGTCATAATCCAACCATTAAGTGAGATTTTCTTAACGGAAGATTTGTTTGGACTTCAGCATTATTTAATACAAATGGGGTTATTTGGTGCTGAACAGGCAATTGAAAAGGAATATGAAAAATGGACGCAACAGATGCCTTGGTCTACCATACAACGCCAGTTTGAGGAATTAAAACATAAATGGGCTGGTCCTGACGTGAAAATATATGTATTGCCATTAAATGACCAAAACTCCTTTCTAGAAAAGGAATTAGGTTCTAAGACAGGATTAACGATTGGGAATGCGATTTTGTTATTTATACGATCATACACAAAAGAAGAAGATCTAAAGGCTTTAATTACTCATGAATACCATCATGTATGCCGATTAAAGCAAACAAAGCAAAAAGAATCATCGATGATTCTTTTAGAGTCAATGGTGATGGAGGGGCTTGCTGAAATTGCAGTTAAAGAAGAGGTTGGTCAACATTATTGTGCACCATGGACGACTCGTTACGACCAAGTGTGGGAAAGTCAATTGTATGAGCGCTTGATTAAACCCAATTTATATATAAAGGGCAGAACAAATCATCACATCTTTCTTTATGGTGATGAGCAAAGAGGAGTACCTTTATGGCTTGGGTATTATGTTGGCTATAAAATGGCCGACACGGCTTTAAGAAAGATAGATAGAAGAGATTTAATTTCAATTCCAGCTGAAATCATCCTTGAAAAGTCAGAAATCTAA
- a CDS encoding DNA topoisomerase III has translation MKVIIAEKPDQAVKLAAPFSSIKKTGYIEIKATSLFPQGAYITWAVGHLCELIPPEMYDQKWKTWKLETLPIIPTKFDFKVSKGKEKQFNVIKKLVNDRNVSEIIMAGDAGREGELIVRLILNQCKVNKPLKRLWLSSLTKSAVEEGFKSLRSEEETRPLYFEAISRACADWLVGMNASRAYTLHLQRKGVNDVFSTGRVQTPTLALIVKREREIEAFKPEPFWEVISTFNINGKKYQGTWHKDGQTRIQTAEMAKKIAAFCEGKEALITDVKIEEKRYQPPFLPTLSSLQTVANQRFKYSPKKTLDLAQKLYVKGYISYPRTDSAFVTKGEASTFPKILKALSNKTEYAPYFPLPKQSLIGNTRYVNDRKVTDHYAIIPTEQIPQLDRLTTEERNIYDLVVRSLLAAHEDEAIISTTKIETLCDNRATFQSKGKMIKQQGWRIVYYTDKKSGKEEIYLPNVEKDERGMVQKITVKESVTQPPKRFTEGQLINVMKTAGKQINDHELEKILMESQGLGTEATRAGIITVLKTRGYMTVSRNIVAPTEKGRLLIDALGESLLTSAEMTAKWEQRLREIGKGQASSTDFLEQTKKLVNHLISEAEQQITLLDLSSHDLSGFQRKTKKGKRKPAIVGMCLECGGTIIDHGQFYGCSQYKASNCRFTISKTILGKKMRQKDIKALLKDGKTEVLSGFLKEGQSFRAALVWDKERKKITFHYT, from the coding sequence ATGAAAGTAATTATAGCAGAGAAGCCAGATCAAGCAGTGAAATTGGCAGCCCCATTTTCCTCAATAAAAAAGACTGGATATATCGAAATAAAAGCGACTTCTCTGTTTCCACAAGGTGCATACATTACTTGGGCTGTTGGGCATTTGTGTGAATTAATTCCTCCAGAAATGTATGATCAAAAGTGGAAGACTTGGAAATTAGAAACGCTTCCTATCATTCCAACAAAGTTTGACTTTAAAGTTTCAAAGGGGAAAGAAAAACAATTTAACGTTATAAAAAAGCTAGTAAATGACCGCAATGTATCTGAAATTATCATGGCAGGAGATGCAGGAAGAGAAGGGGAATTAATTGTACGCTTAATACTTAATCAATGCAAAGTTAATAAGCCGTTAAAACGGTTATGGTTATCTTCTTTAACGAAGTCAGCTGTGGAAGAAGGGTTTAAATCTTTGCGTTCTGAAGAAGAGACAAGGCCGTTATACTTTGAAGCAATAAGTAGAGCTTGTGCAGACTGGTTAGTCGGAATGAATGCCTCAAGAGCGTATACTTTGCATTTGCAAAGGAAGGGAGTGAACGATGTCTTTTCAACTGGCCGTGTACAAACTCCTACTTTAGCACTCATCGTAAAAAGAGAAAGGGAAATTGAGGCTTTTAAACCAGAACCATTCTGGGAAGTAATTAGTACTTTTAATATAAATGGAAAGAAGTATCAAGGAACATGGCATAAAGACGGACAAACGCGTATACAAACGGCGGAGATGGCGAAGAAGATAGCCGCTTTTTGTGAAGGCAAAGAAGCATTAATTACAGACGTGAAAATAGAAGAAAAACGGTACCAACCTCCTTTTTTGCCGACACTTTCAAGTCTTCAAACAGTAGCAAATCAGCGCTTTAAATATTCGCCTAAAAAAACACTCGACTTAGCACAAAAGCTTTATGTGAAAGGTTATATTTCCTATCCAAGAACGGATTCAGCCTTTGTGACAAAAGGAGAAGCAAGTACATTTCCTAAAATACTTAAGGCGCTTTCAAATAAAACAGAGTATGCCCCGTATTTTCCACTTCCCAAACAATCGCTAATTGGCAATACACGATACGTAAATGACAGGAAAGTTACTGATCATTATGCGATTATTCCAACGGAACAAATCCCTCAATTGGATCGTCTTACTACCGAAGAGCGAAATATTTATGATTTAGTTGTCCGCTCTCTCTTGGCAGCTCATGAAGATGAGGCTATTATATCGACGACAAAAATTGAAACGCTTTGTGACAACCGAGCAACATTCCAATCAAAAGGGAAAATGATTAAACAACAGGGATGGCGTATTGTTTATTATACGGATAAAAAGAGTGGAAAAGAAGAAATCTACTTGCCGAATGTGGAAAAAGACGAAAGAGGCATGGTTCAAAAGATCACAGTTAAAGAATCTGTGACACAGCCGCCAAAGCGTTTTACTGAAGGTCAATTGATTAATGTCATGAAAACAGCTGGAAAACAAATAAATGATCATGAATTAGAGAAGATTTTAATGGAATCACAAGGATTAGGAACTGAAGCAACAAGAGCAGGGATTATCACGGTTCTAAAAACTAGAGGCTACATGACAGTTAGCCGAAATATAGTTGCACCAACAGAAAAAGGGCGCTTACTTATAGATGCTTTAGGAGAAAGTTTATTAACTTCAGCTGAGATGACTGCAAAATGGGAACAGCGACTTAGAGAAATCGGAAAAGGACAAGCGTCTTCTACAGATTTCCTTGAACAGACGAAGAAGCTAGTTAATCACTTAATCAGTGAAGCAGAACAACAGATTACGTTGTTGGATCTTTCAAGTCATGATCTCTCTGGATTTCAAAGAAAAACAAAAAAGGGCAAGCGAAAACCTGCTATAGTCGGGATGTGTTTAGAATGTGGAGGAACAATAATAGACCATGGACAATTCTACGGTTGTTCCCAATATAAAGCGAGCAATTGCCGCTTTACTATTTCGAAAACAATATTAGGAAAGAAAATGAGACAAAAAGATATAAAGGCACTTTTAAAGGATGGCAAAACTGAGGTATTATCAGGCTTTTTAAAAGAGGGTCAATCGTTTCGTGCGGCTTTAGTATGGGATAAAGAAAGGAAAAAGATCACGTTTCATTATACATGA